The following are from one region of the Pueribacillus theae genome:
- a CDS encoding GntR family transcriptional regulator: protein MANLDLKPIEKEQTTQEKVYEQIKESILNGKIADDTIFTEVQLAKSLQTSRTPIRAALQDLLNEGLIISVPRKGLTVRKITPEEQDEIFLLRISIETKVIKKVADIISETQLKALREIYNEQEKAMLSEDVIKFIDLDQEFHISLVKIAGYKLIEQILLNLHNLTKLIGLKALSHQGRMKNVLLEHGEIIASLESKDSELAAQRMKQHLMTTNDTLNIIDQPKE from the coding sequence ATGGCGAATCTTGATCTTAAACCAATTGAAAAAGAACAGACAACACAGGAAAAAGTTTATGAGCAAATTAAAGAATCAATTTTAAATGGGAAAATTGCTGACGATACGATTTTTACTGAAGTCCAGTTAGCTAAGTCGCTTCAAACATCTAGAACGCCAATCCGAGCTGCTCTTCAAGATTTGTTAAATGAAGGGTTGATTATTTCCGTTCCTAGAAAAGGATTAACGGTTAGGAAAATTACACCCGAGGAACAGGACGAAATTTTTTTATTAAGAATTTCAATCGAGACGAAAGTAATTAAAAAAGTTGCTGATATTATTTCAGAAACACAATTGAAAGCATTAAGAGAGATCTATAATGAACAAGAGAAAGCAATGTTGAGTGAAGACGTGATTAAATTTATTGATCTTGATCAAGAATTCCATATAAGCTTGGTGAAAATTGCTGGTTATAAATTGATTGAACAGATTTTGCTTAATTTGCATAATCTTACAAAACTTATCGGATTAAAAGCATTAAGCCACCAAGGTAGAATGAAAAACGTATTGTTAGAACATGGAGAAATTATTGCTTCGTTAGAAAGCAAAGATTCGGAGCTTGCTGCACAGCGGATGAAGCAACATTTAATGACAACAAATGATACACTTAATATTATTGATCAACCAAAAGAGTAA
- a CDS encoding flavin reductase family protein, translated as MNFDSREFRNAMGRFSTGVTVITVKGEEDVHAMTANAFSSVSLEPPIILICIDHRAKCLDLITKTGYFGVNFLKAEQINISKLFANQKVNEKPEFSFEITEEGVPLLDDALANLKCKVVKELEMGDHTVFFGEVLGLKNNEGSPLCFFQGKYRQLAENEAIV; from the coding sequence ATGAATTTTGATTCAAGAGAATTTAGAAATGCGATGGGACGTTTTTCGACGGGGGTTACTGTTATTACAGTAAAAGGAGAAGAAGATGTTCATGCAATGACAGCTAATGCATTTTCCTCAGTATCTCTAGAACCGCCAATTATTTTAATATGTATCGATCATCGAGCAAAGTGCTTGGATTTGATCACAAAAACTGGATATTTTGGTGTAAATTTCTTAAAAGCTGAGCAAATTAATATATCGAAACTTTTTGCTAATCAAAAAGTTAACGAAAAACCGGAATTTTCTTTTGAAATAACGGAAGAAGGGGTTCCTCTTCTAGATGACGCACTTGCCAATTTAAAGTGTAAAGTTGTAAAAGAACTTGAAATGGGGGACCATACAGTATTTTTCGGTGAAGTATTGGGTCTAAAGAATAATGAAGGTTCTCCACTTTGCTTTTTTCAAGGAAAGTATCGACAACTAGCTGAGAATGAAGCAATCGTTTGA
- a CDS encoding cupin domain-containing protein gives MEKPELEFIDFLKFEKEELSPKGLSQRVIAQIPGSSVATRILEFEPGTDTSPNGVQIHDFWEELFIIEGSIIDLELNEEFTAGMVACRPPGMKHGPWKSPNGCKIFEVRYYSK, from the coding sequence ATGGAAAAGCCAGAATTGGAATTTATAGATTTTTTAAAGTTTGAGAAGGAAGAATTAAGTCCAAAAGGATTATCACAAAGAGTAATCGCTCAAATACCTGGATCAAGTGTTGCGACTAGAATTCTTGAATTTGAACCTGGAACAGATACATCACCGAATGGGGTGCAAATTCATGATTTTTGGGAAGAGCTTTTTATCATTGAGGGTTCAATTATTGATTTGGAATTAAATGAGGAGTTTACAGCTGGAATGGTTGCGTGCCGTCCACCGGGAATGAAGCATGGTCCTTGGAAATCTCCTAATGGATGCAAAATTTTTGAAGTCCGCTATTATTCCAAATAA
- a CDS encoding UbiX family flavin prenyltransferase: MKIVVGISGATGSIYGIRLLEALKECGVETHLIISSWAEKTIKIETSYTVDSVKSLATHVYSSNNQAAIISSGSFRTDGMIIAPCSMKSLASISYGLADNLLSRAADVIIKEKRKLVLVPREAPLSEIHLENMLRLARMGCTILPPMPAFYNNPKTIRDIVDHTIARVMDQFSIENNLTNRWLQKPKSLKN, translated from the coding sequence TTGAAAATTGTAGTAGGGATATCAGGGGCAACGGGATCAATTTATGGGATTCGTTTATTGGAAGCACTTAAGGAATGTGGGGTTGAGACCCATTTAATTATAAGTTCATGGGCCGAAAAAACAATCAAGATCGAGACTTCTTATACTGTTGACTCTGTGAAGTCCCTTGCTACACATGTTTACTCATCGAATAACCAAGCTGCAATTATTTCAAGTGGCTCGTTTCGTACAGATGGGATGATTATTGCCCCATGCAGTATGAAATCCTTAGCTTCAATTAGTTATGGCTTGGCAGATAACTTGTTGTCTAGAGCAGCCGACGTCATTATAAAAGAAAAGCGAAAATTGGTTCTAGTCCCTCGGGAAGCCCCTTTAAGTGAAATACATCTTGAAAATATGCTTCGCTTAGCTAGAATGGGGTGTACTATACTACCCCCAATGCCAGCATTCTATAATAACCCAAAAACAATTAGGGATATCGTAGATCATACAATTGCACGGGTGATGGACCAATTTTCTATCGAAAATAATTTAACGAATCGATGGTTGCAAAAACCAAAATCATTAAAAAATTAA